The following proteins are co-located in the Malassezia restricta chromosome II, complete sequence genome:
- a CDS encoding DNA polymerase alpha subunit A, which produces MASRAQRLEALAALKAARQGGVVPSKVEEDDDGAIYDEVTEETYQSLVRGRMMEDDFIEDDDGSGYVDHGQDEWAQAQSESDTEDERDYYERTGRKKPKKKGARRVARHALPHDYLGPRHEVRRAVPAPSKESEDAFMSKLFGGLEHMSTPARPMATLALDESHDSPSLAMARKRKQLHTPTTLPSLVPDLSSSTEPSSDALDDSWSDEASKKRKSDTPPMDEDDDFGMVTARRQDPLEAATRTSKPVHAPETPTHLQTWRSVHDGLATESTPVATPYHAATKQVPCFEEDGSVHFYWFDYYDDLHGTFLLLGKVLDKATGRFVSASVAIDGMERCLFLQPRPRIVVDGHETDRVPGEDEVMEEFESMRQRYGIQSWIGKWVSRKYAFELPDVPREGSYLKVKYGFDEPALPADVSGSTFCRAFGAHTSAFELFVVKRRIMGPCWLRLERANVRQGAPQTWTKMELSVDEPKCVAPFADTDAHAPKDAPPLTIMSLALRSVVNFKENKREIVAVSARVWRDMALEHPTPPEQCPSTAFTAVRPLGPSFPPRFEQQAQQSPTKIKAFKYERMVLNHLLSQIQLHDADVILSHDLVGSTLDILLHRLRDLHCDQWTRLGRMRHESKGKWHPVRALVGRLVADLSSDTAKGMIASTTWSLSEMCRTHLNTQREDIDPEDVPSFFDCTAPTPERLLTFVKHCEVDAFFQMAIASKVQLLALTKQLTNLAGNAWSRTLNGGRAERNEYILLHEFHKKKYLCPDKERKTPSDKKEKFKGGLVFEPKRGLWDKYVLVMDFNSLYPSIIQEFNIDFTTVERHGDDVPPAPSSDVAQGVLPHLIATLVNRRRQVKALMKDKHAPALKQLQWNIKQQALKLTANSMYGCLGYENSRFYARPLAALTTFKGREILSTTRELAESMSLDVIYGDTDSVMINTRCVDYDAAIKLGHEFRRAVNERYRLLEIDIDGVFQRMLLLQKKKYAALLVNEGGDTSTEIKGLDMKRREYCALSKQASAYVLEQILSGDATETVVERIHEYLQQLASDVREGRIPLDDYVIYKRLGKRPQDYPDAQNQPHVQVALRMLAKNESARSGDVIPYVFCVGSDAKHQAERAFHPDDVRRHPDDPTYAIDYKHYLSLQILPPIERLADSLEGSDRSRLAACLGLDVHTSHASEREFATLDSQVPSSVRFAHCDALHVRCPQCSHTSSVRPLAHSARSEAAWLACEACHAPWPLASLVVQLQLAIRAHIAQYYQGIATCSEPSCRATSDMTGVYSGRCVVAGCRGKVVAQYTDKALYTQLCFFAYLFDAAQAVAETRDTAQQTRLQSIVDAHRADIDALHGTVQSYLARNGRRFVGLGKLFSFMRM; this is translated from the coding sequence ATGGCGTCTCGTGcccagcgtctcgaggccCTGGCGGCGCTCAAGGCGGCGCGACAGGGCGGCGTGGTGCCTTCGAAAGTAGAAGAAGACGATGACGGTGCCATATACGATGAAGTGACGGAAGAGACGTACCAGTCGCTGGTGCGTGGCCGCATGATGGAAGACGACTTTAttgaggacgacgacggcagTGGCTATGTCGATCATGGCCAGGACGAGTGGGCGCAGGCCCAGAGCGAGTCAGATACCGAGGATGAGCGCGACTATTACGAGCGTACGGGTCGCAAGAAGCCCAAAAAGAAgggcgcgcggcgcgtagctcggcatgctctgCCACACGACTATCTCGGACCGCGGCACGAGGTgcggcgcgctgtgccGGCGCCCTCCAAGGAGTCGGAGGATGCGTTCATGTCCAAGCTCTTTGGCGGGCTGGAGCACATGAGCACGCCCGCGCGGCCTAtggcgacgctcgcgctcgacgaaAGCCACGACTCGCCCTCcctggccatggcgcgcaaACGAAAGCAGCTGCATACCCCTACGACGCTGCCGTCGCTTGTGCCTGATCTCAGCTCGTCGACTGAGCCAAGTAGCGACGCGCTAGACGACTCGTGGTCTGACGAGGcgtcgaagaagcgcaagagCGACACGCCTCCGATggacgaagatgacgacTTTGGCATGGTGACAGCTCGGCGGCAAGATCCTCTGGAggctgcgacgcgcacATCCAAGCCGGTGCACGCGCCCGAGACACCCACGCATCTTCagacgtggcgcagcgtccACGACGGTTTGGCGACCGAGTCCACACCCGTCGCGACGCCGTACCATGCGGCTACGAAGCAGGTGCCATGCTTTGAGGAAGATGGCAGCGTGCACTTTTACTGGTTCGATTACTACGACGATCTGCATGGCACGTTTCTCCTGCTGGGCAAGGTGCTTGACAAGGCGACGGGGCGCTTTGTGAgtgcgagcgtcgcgatcgaCGGCATGGAGCGCTGCCTCTTTCTGCAGCCGCGGCCACGTATCGTGGTGGATGGCCACGAGACGGACAGGGTGCCGGGTGAAGACGAGGTGATGGAGGAGTTTGAgtcgatgcgccagcgctACGGGATCCAGTCGTGGATCGGCAAGTGGGTCTCGCGAAAATACGCGTTTGAGCTCCCTGATGTGCCGAGAGAAGGCTCGTACCTCAAGGTCAAGTACGGCTTTGACGAGCCAGCTCTGCCGGCCGACGTCAGCGGCTCGACGTTCTGCCGCGCGTTTGGCGCGCACACCTCGGCTTTTGAGCTGTTTGTCGTCAAGCGCCGGATTATGGGCCCCTGCTGGCTGCGGTTGGAGCGCGCCAATGTCcgacaaggcgcgccgcaGACGTGGACCAAGATGGAGCTGAGTGTGGACGAGCCCAagtgcgtcgcgccgtTTGCGGACACAGATGCGCATGCCCCCaaagacgcgccgccgctcacgATCATGAGTTTGGCGCTTCGCTCTGTCGTCAATTTCAAAGAGAACAAGCGCGAGATTGTCGCTGTGAGTGCGCGTGTATggcgcgacatggccctGGAACATCCTACGCCGCCGGAGCAGTgtccgtcgacggcgtTCACGGCGGTGCGCCCTCTCGGCCCATCGTTCCCACCGCGCTtcgagcagcaggcgcagcaaTCTCCGACCAAGATCAAGGCGTTCAAGTacgagcgcatggtgcTGAATCACCTCCTCAGTCAGAtccagctgcacgacgccgatgTGATCCTGAGCCACGACCTGGTCGGATCCACGCTCGACATTTtgctgcaccgcctgcgCGACTTGCACTGCGATCAGTGGACGCGACTGGGGCGTATGCGGCACGAGTCGAAGGGCAAGTGGCATCcggtgcgcgcgctcgtcggccgGCTGGTGGCCGACCTGTcgagcgacacggccaAGGGCATGATtgcctcgacgacgtggTCGCTGAGCGAAATGTGCCGGACGCATTTGaacacgcagcgcgaggaTATCGATCCCGAGGATGTGCCGTCGTTCTTCGACTGCACGGCTCCGACGCCCGAGCGACTCTTGACGTTTGTCAAGCACTGTGAGGTGGACGCGTTCTTCCAGATGGCGATCGCGAGCAAGGTGCAGCTCTTGGCCCTGACCAAGCAGCTGACCAACCTCGCGGGCAATGCGTGGTCACGTACGCTGAACGGTggccgcgccgagcgcaaCGAATACATCTTGCTGCACGAGTTCCACAAGAAAAAGTACCTCTGCCCCGACAAGGAGCGCAAGACGCCGAGCGACAAGAAGGAAAAGTTCAAGGGAGGTCTCGTCTTTGAGCCCAAGCGTGGGCTGTGGGACAAGTACGTCTTGGTGATGGACTTTAATTCGCTGTATCCCAGCATTATCCAGGAGTTCAACATTGACTTTACGACGGTCGAGCGCCacggcgacgatgtgccgcccgcgccgtcgtcggacgtggcgcagggTGTGTTGCCGCACTTGATTGCTACGCTCGTGAATCGCCGCCGGCAAgtcaaggcgctcatgaAGGACAagcacgcgccagcgctcaagcagctccAGTGGAATATcaagcagcaggcgctcaaACTCACGGCGAACAGTATGTATGGGTGCCTGGGCTACGAAAACTCGCGGTTCTATGCCAGGCCactcgcggcgctcacgacgtTCAAGGGCCGAGAAATTctgtcgacgacgcgcgagcTCGCCGAGAGCATGTCCCTCGACGTGATTTACGGCGACACGGACAGTGTCATGATCAATACGCGGTGCGTGGACTACGATGCGGCCATCAAGCTCGGCCACGAGTTCCGCCGAGCGGTCAATGAGCGATACCGCCTGCTGGAGATCGACATTGACGGCGTCTTTCAGCGCATGCTCCTCCTCCAGAAGAAAAagtacgcggcgctgctggtgaACGAGGGCGGCGACACGAGCACCGAGATCAAGGGTCTCGACATGAAGCGGCGCGAATACTGCGCGCTCTCGAAACAGGCCTCCGCCTACGTGCTCGAACAGATCCTCTCCGGCGACGCCACCGAAACGGTGGTCGAGCGCATTCACGAGTAcctccagcagctcgcgtcggacgtgcgcgaagGACGCATCCCGCTCGACGACTACGTCATATAcaagcgcctcggcaaGCGGCCCCAAGACTACCCCGACGCCCAGAACCAGCCGCATGTGCAAGTGGCtctgcgcatgctcgccaAAAACGAAagcgcgcgcagcggcgACGTCATTCCCTACGTGTTTTGCGTCGGCAGCGATGCCAAGCACCAGGCCGAGCGCGCATTTCACCccgacgatgtgcgccGACACCCCGACGATCCGACGTACGCCATCGACTACAAGCACTACCTGTCCCTGCAGATCCTGCCCCCGATCGAACGTCTGGCCGACAGCCTGGAGGGCTCGGACCGGTCGCGCCTCGCCGCGTgcctcggcctcgacgTCCACACGTCCCATGCGTCCGAGCGCGAGTTTGCAACGCTCGACAGCCAAGtgcccagcagcgtgcgcttcgcccactgcgacgcgctgcatgtgcgctGCCCGCAGTGCTCTCACACATCAAGTGTGCGGCCGCTCGCCCACAGCGCCCGAAGCGAGGCCGCATGGCTCGCCTGTgaggcgtgccatgcaccgTGGCCACTGGCATCTCTggtcgtgcagctgcagctcgcTATccgcgcgcacatcgctCAATACTACCAGGGCAtcgcgacgtgcagcgAGCCTTCGTGCCGTGCTACGAGCGACATGACCGGCGTGTACAGTGGCCGGTGCGTCGTGGCAGGATGCCGAGGCAAGGTCGTGGCTCAGTACACGGACAAGGCACTATACACACAGCTGTGCTTCTTTGCGTACCTGttcgacgcggcgcaggcagtCGCCGAGACACgggacacggcgcagcagacGCGCCTACAAAGCATCGTGGACGCGCACCGCGCCGATATCGACGCACTGCACGGCACCGTGCAGTCCTATCTGGCCCGCAATGGACGCCGATTCGTCGGGCTGGGCAAACTGTTCTCATTCATGCGTATGTAG
- a CDS encoding centromere protein Scm3, whose product MSQPCDNAFLQQSLGLGHESRPPRKPVFGSDRPLTFPSPPRAAPGEEDSLAYARHESAERLRLKWESIYERFQHAHLEDQDEIYLGRADDKIRLIKDRGSLRALHKQLRFGSFMSEQEREALSMDWIEAEERPPPPPPPPALSDPDVAWELDIYRSVKRDAIDSLLRTNTLGRAPLPYSIPGLASLLHTHE is encoded by the coding sequence ATGTCCCAGCCGTGCGACAATGCGTTTCTGCAGCAGTCGCTTGGGCTGGGCCATGAGAGTCGGCCGCCACGCAAGCCGGTCTTTGGGAGTGATCGGCCGCTGACGTTTccgtcgccgccacgcgcagcgccggGTGAGGAGGACTCGTTGGCGtatgcgcggcacgagtctgccgagcgcctccgACTCAAGTGGGAGAGTATTTATGAGCGATtccagcatgcgcatctgGAGGACCAGGACGAGATATATCTCGGCAGGGCCGATGATAAGATCCGCCTGATCAAGGACCGCGgctcgctgcgtgcgcttcaCAAGCAATTGCGGTTCGGCTCGTTTATGAGTGAGCAAGAGCGGGAGGCGCTGTCGATGGACTGGATCGAGGCGGAGGAGcgaccgccgccgccgccaccgccaccggCCCTGTCCGATCCCGACGTCGCCTGGGAGCTCGACATTTACCGCTCTGTCAAGCGCGACGCGATCGACTCGCTTCTGCGCACCAATACGCTCGGACGAGCTCCGCTGCCCTATTCGATACCCGGCTTAGCCTCGCTTCTACATACGCATGAATGA
- a CDS encoding large subunit ribosomal protein L35Ae — translation MTRLYCKGRIMSHRRGKRTMHPNVTLLKIEGVETTKDAQFYLGKRVAYIYKPATQVRGSKYRVIWGRVTRTHGNSGVVRSKFRSNIPPAAFGASVRVLLYPSNI, via the exons ATG ACGCGTCTCTACTGCAAGGGCAGGATTATGAGCCACAGGCGCGGTAAGCGCACCATGCACCCCAATGTGACGCTGCTCAAGATTGAGGGTGTTGAGACCACGAAGGACGCCCAGTTCTATCTCGGCAAG CGTGTTGCCTACATTTACAAGCCGGCTACGCAGGTGCGTGGCTCCAAGTACCGTGTGATCTGGGGCCGTGTGACGCGGACGCACGGCAACAGCGGTGTGGTGCGCTCCAAGTTCCGCAGCAACATTCCCCCCGCCGCCTTTGGTGCCTCGGTCCGTGTGCTCCTCTACCCGAGCAACA TCTAA
- a CDS encoding bud site selection protein 20, producing MGQVARRKRTHHARRDVSRAARTRARKLDYDQRYENATNASKRQLLEAPTELDPDKAGLGMFYCVECDRHFPNANDRNAHLSSKQHKRIAKKLLTEKPYTHEEALLGAGIGIDNKQRNSDTIETEL from the exons ATGGGACAGGTCGCACGCAGAAAACGCACGCATCATGCGCGACGAG ATGtatcgcgcgccgcccgcaCTCGTGCTCGAAAACTTGACTATGACCAGCGCTACGAGAATGCCACGAACGCATCAAAGCGGCAGCTCCTAGAAGCACCGACGGAACTCGACCCAGACAAAGCAGGTCTCGGTATGTTTTACTGTGTGGAATGTGACCGCCACTTTCCCAATGCCAATGACCGCAACGCACATCTCTCCAGCAAACAGCACAAGCGCATCGCAAAAAAACTGCTCACCGAAAAACCTTACACACACGAAGAGGCTTTGCTTGGTGCCGGTATAGGCATCGACAACAAGCAGCGCAACTCCGACACGATCGAGACGGAGCTCTAA
- a CDS encoding FAD dependent oxidoreductase: MPPTQAVVVGAGVLGLTSALYLRKKGYAVTVLARELPEDAASQSFASPWAGANWCSFARNNMAERRWDEYTYKQFQKLAKELPEDLLTFMPFTCYDVKPNDTETYWFGEVCGGIQEEYAPKHPAAAEAPYMYKFRSLTLDAPRYLRWLATQVTCPGGQGPPGKIERVTKLRSLKTAVDLVPRASLVVNATGLGSQDIPEAAETQAYPIRGQTVLVHAPRFRDANVAHCASKISSQGASYVIPRARSGYVILGGTFHKHVSNPLTPDQQVTERILKDAVQLAPDLLPEHVRADDADAWKSLDVVGVNIGVRPARAGGARVALDEQPLEMHGRRVGVIHAYGIGPAGYQASHGIAAEVCEWADRWEAQARRAHL, encoded by the coding sequence ATGCCACCAACACAGGCGGTGGTTGTGGGCGCGGGCGTGCTGGGACTTACCTCTGCCCTCTATCTCCGGAAGAAAGGATATGCAGTGACAGTACTTGCCCGTGAATTGCCAGAAGATGCGGCATCGCAGTCGTTTGCATCACCATGGGCTGGCGCTAACTGGTGCTCGTTTGCACGCAACAACATGGCAGAGCGGCGCTGGGATGAGTACACGTACAAGCAGTTCCAAAAGTTGGCCAAGGAGCTGCCGGAGGACTTGCTCACATTCATGCCTTTCACATGCTATGATGTCAAGCCCAACGACACAGAGACGTATTGGTTTGGTGAGGTGTGTGGTGGCATCCAGGAAGAGTATGCCCCTAagcatccagcagctgctgagGCACCCTACATGTACAAATTTCGCTCTCTCACGCTGGACGCCCCACGATACTTGCGCTGGCTAGCCACGCAAGTTACCTGTCCCGGGGGCCAAGGTCCGCCCGGTAAGATCGAGCGGGTTACCAAGCTGCGCAGCTTGAAAACGGCCGTCGACCTCGTACCTCGTGCTTCGCTGGTGGTGAATGCCACAGGCCTGGGTAGCCAGGATATTCCAGAGGCAGCGGAGACGCAGGCGTATCCCATCCGTGGTCAAACTGTGCTtgtacatgcgccgcgcttccGTGATGCCAATGTGGCGCATTGCGCCAGCAAAATCAGCTCCCAGGGTGCTTCCTACGTGATTCCTCGAGCCCGGAGTGGCTACGTCATTCTCGGCGGCACATTCCACAAGCATGTGTCCAACCCACTCACGCCCGATCAACAGGTGACAGAGCGCATCCTCAAAGATGCTGTGCAGCTCGCACCGGATCTTCTGCCAGAGCACGTTCGTGCagacgatgccgatgcaTGGAAGTCTTTGGACGTGGTGGGTGTCAACATTGGCGTTCGCCCCGCTCGTGCGGGAGGCGCACGTGTAGCACTGGATGAGCAGCCACTAGAAATGCATGGTCGACGCGTAGGTGTGATTCATGCGTACGGTATCGGCCCTGCGGGCTACCAGGCGAGTCATGGCATTGCCGCCGAAGTATGCGAGTGGGCCGATAGGTGGGAGGCCCAagcgcggcgggcgcaCTTGTAG
- a CDS encoding DUF1014 domain protein, with amino-acid sequence MAPKLNPKAVAGRARKAEAAERKAEEAAAAAEAEEDRKWQQGARGKTAADSRNEKAAEKARKKAELDRLKQEDEANTPGKASSGKGGGKSGGGGKGVNRDALDDIDMQIAALNATNLDDALEAMELVNAKSDKASRGAAAGNIERHPERRFKAAFEAYKERELPKLREERPGLRLQQYNEAMYKSFQKSSENPFNQLHVSYDATKEEKLAILKAKREATALRLGTK; translated from the exons ATGGCACCAAAAC TGAACCCCAAAGCAGtcgcaggccgtgcacgcAAGGCCGAAGCAGCGGAGCGGAAGGCCGAAGAggctgcagctgcagctgaGGCGGAGGAAGATCGCAAGTGGCAGCAGGGTGCCCGAGGCAAGACGGCAGCGGACTCACGCAACGAAAAGGCGGCTGAGAAGGCGCGCAAAAAGGCTGAACTGGATCGTCTGAAGCaggaggacgaggccaACACGCCAGGCAAGGCTTCATCCGGCAAGGGTGGTGGCAAGTCAGGTGGTGGCGGCAAGGGTGTCAatcgcgatgcgctcgacgatATCGATATGCAGATCGCGGCTCTGAACGCCACGAACCTCGACGATGCGTTGGAGGCCATGGAGCTCGTAAATGCCAAGTCAGACAAGGCCAgtcgcggcgccgctgccggcAACATTGAGAGGCACCCTGAGCGTCGGTTCAAGGCGGCCTTTGAGGCGTacaaggagcgcgagctgccCAAGCTCCGAGAGGAGCGCCCGGGTCTGCGCTTGCAGCAGTACAATGAGGCCATGTACAAGAGCTTCCAAAAGTCGAGCGAGAACCCCTTCAACCAGCTGCACGTAAGCTACGACGCTACCAAGGAGGAAAAGCTCGCCATCCTCAAGGCCAAGCGCGAGGCtacggcgctgcgtctcggGACCAAGTAG
- a CDS encoding large subunit ribosomal protein L27 — protein MRPALFSGALGAAYNASLRIATPVPTALMPSAALARSSLRATDLPAFTFGAAVQTRNSAKRGGGTTKNNRNSAGRRLGVKRAGSTAVIPGNIIVRQRGTEWHPGEHVHMGRDHTLHAAVPGFVRFYKPLPRGPPKQAMPSMNGLPLRLSERRTVHAPSPESARPHPSSRKRERRYVGVVLHPHEQLPRDPSQPRSRLFDKIDLHALEREKELIRQGYEPLAMM, from the coding sequence ATGCGTCCGGCGCTCTTTTCGGGCGCATTAGGCGCCGCATACAATGCGTCGTTGCGCATTGCAACGCCCGTGCCAACGGCCCTCATGCCttcggcggcgctcgcgcgcagcagcttgcGGGCCACGGACTTGCCTGCCTTTACCTTTGGTGCCGCCGTGCAGACCCGTAACTCGGCCAAGCGTGGTGGCGGTACTACCAAGAACAATCGCAACAGCGCAGGTCGCCGCCTGGGTGTGAAGCGTGCTGGATCTACGGCCGTGATACCCGGAAATATCATTGTGCgccagcgcggcacagaGTGGCACCCAGGCGAGCACGTCCACATGGGCCGCGATCATACCTTGCACGCCGCCGTGCCTGGGTTCGTGCGTTTCTACaagccgctgccgcgcggTCCGCCCAAGCAGGCTATGCCGTCCATGAACGGACTGCCTCTGCGTCTCTCTGAGCGCCGCACGGTGCATGCACCCTCGCCCGAGTCGGCTCGGCCCCATCCATCCTCACGCAAGCGTGAGCGTCGGTACGTTGGTGTCGTGCTGCATCCGCACGAACAACTTCCACGCGATCCGTCTCAGCCCCGCTCGCGTCTCTTTGACAAGATTGACTTGCACGCCCTGGAGCGCGAAAAGGAGCTGATCCGGCAGGGATACGAGCCACTGGCTATGATGTAG
- a CDS encoding mitochondrial import inner membrane translocase subunit TIM23, with product MWPFSSSSERAAPPATADVPASNDATEYLRTHSFEKSAPADAATHQEAPTAAGLLRNTALDPAKLHPFANIKDDLEYLDFDEGKPIEGGKTLIHTNNFTDALCYGTGTTYAGGLALGALVGLREGMTRPLGVDSPTFRLRMNAILNQVSRRASLLSNSGGVLAMTYNIFDGTIDYYRGKHDIWGSVAAGALTGAMFRCTAGVRSMLVSSTIMMGVAATWTACKQSFL from the coding sequence ATGTGGCCGTTTTCAtcgtcgagcgagcgcgctgcgccgccggccACGGCCGACGTGCCTGCGTCGAACGATGCGACAGAGTATCTGCGCACACACTCTTTTGAAAAAAGCGCGCCTGCGGATGCTGCGACGCATCAGGAAGCGCCCACGGCGGCAGGTCTGCTGCGCAACACGGCCCTGGACCCTGCCAAGCTGCACCCCTTTGCCAACATCAAGGACGACCTGGAGTACCTCGACTTTGACGAGGGAAAGCCGATTGAGGGCGGCAAAACGCTGATACATACCAACAACTTCACAGACGCGCTGTGCTATGGCACAGGCACGACATATGCCGGTGGCCTGGCTCTGGGTGCTTTGGTGGGTCTGCGTGAAGGCATGACGCGCCCGCTTGGCGTTGACTCACCGACGTTCCGCCTGCGCATGAATGCGATTCTGAATCAGGTatcgcgccgcgcctcgctTTTGAGCAacagcggcggcgtgctggCCATGACATATAATATCTTCGACGGCACGATTGACTACTACCGCGGCAAGCACGATATATGGGGCAGCGTCGCCGCAGGTGCGCTGACCGGTGCCATGTTCCGATGCACGgccggcgtgcgctcgatgctCGTGTCGAGTACCATCATGATGGGCGTCGCGGCTACGTGGACGGCATGTAAACAGTCTTTCCTATAG
- a CDS encoding multi-transmembrane subunit of the DSC ubiquitin ligase complex, producing the protein MAVVGFAYAPLTKVVMAGLCLTSLLVSLLSLKLYIPFRLHPHILVYHQYWQAWAYHVAFTNSSELFLGIMILYYGARHVERACGSRKYGMLLLCMALMHSLFSVAWGWVAIRLAPLGPSFWYEAFHTGYLPAGPFGVLGALVCLYYRITPPLWTISVYGTELTDRILVSVPLGLLALSQPPYSCISVVLGMLASHLYSLDAAFQVPARFASLLQRASAPWIGSQPVPMRGSEAQYHRI; encoded by the exons ATGGCTGTCGTGGGCTTTGCCTATGCGCCGCTCACCAAGGTGGTGATGGCAggcctgtgcctgacgTCGCTGCTGGTGTCGCTGCTCTCGCTCAAGCTGTATATACCCTTTCGTCTCCATCCTCATATCCTCGTCTACCACCAGTACTGGCAGGCGTGGGCCTACCATGTTGCGTTCACAAATAGCTCGGAGCTGTTTCTTGGGATCATGATCCTGTACTAtggcgcgcggcatgtAGAGCGCGCATGTGGATCCCGCAAGTATGGT ATGTTGCTGCTATGCATGGCCCTCATGCACTCCCTCTTCTCCGTCGCATGGGGATGGGTAGCGATACGCCTCGCGCCCCTGGGACCCTCCTTTTGGTATGAGGCATTTCACACGGGCTACCTGCCGGCCGGGCCGTTTGGTGTGCTAGGCGCACTAGTATGCCTGTACTACCGCATCACGCCGCCGCTATGGACCATCAGTGTCTATGGCACCGAACTCACGGACCGCATCTTGGTCAGTGTGCCCCTGGGTCTCCTCGCCCTATCTCAGCCTCCCTATTCCTGCATATCTGTCGTCCTGGGCATGCTCGCATCCCACTTGTACAGCCTCGATGCCGCATTCCAGGTCCCTGCGCGCTTCGCCTCCCTCCTACAGCGCGCATCGGCTCCGTGGATCGGCTCGCAACCCGTACCGATGCGAGGATCAGAGGCGCAGTACCACCGCATCTAG
- a CDS encoding prephenate dehydrogenase (NADP+), protein MGDPATCQIGIIGMGDMGRLYALRLRDAGWQHVNVCDRPEKYEALQREWEGTGLTVLRDGHLVSRQSDFIVYSVEAGNIHSVVKEYGPSTKVGAIVAGQTSVKAPEREAFETYLPRDVYIVSCHSLHGPHVDPRGQPLVLIQHRAPDEKMRLVERILACLESRYVYMSYDEHDTVTANTQAVTHAAFLTMGTAWAQLQAYPWATGKNPGGMETVKIYLCLRIYGAKWHVYAGLALLNPQASVQVTQFAKSATALFQLMLEGRYDALAARVMAARRSVFGWRDTEEGQDVPGHTRILVSDGMLDEFYVIAERVSKGERGAQEAVRAAREEPPPANSHLSLLAIVDCWHVLGIDPYRHLELAATPVFRMWIGVTQNLFRSPERVLAACRAGVYDVSFRADDLEFVVAARGWAQAVQFGGFDVYRRRFEMTRAFFEPRLAEANKVGAEMLRVVSMRN, encoded by the coding sequence ATGGGGGATCCGGCGACGTGTCAGATTGGCATTATCGGAATGGGCGATATGGGGCGGCTGTACGCGCTGCGCCTTCGTGATGCGGGGTGGCAGCACGTCAACGTGTGTGATCGCCCGGAGAAgtacgaggcgctgcagcgcgagtgGGAGGGCACCGGCCTCACGGTGCTCCGGGACGGGCATCTCGTGTCGCGCCAGAGCGACTTTATCGTGTACTCCGTCGAGGCCGGCAACATCCACAGCGTCGTGAAAGAGTATGGGCCCTCGACCAAGGTCGgcgccatcgtcgccggCCAGACGAGCGTCAAGGCGCCGGAACGCGAGGCGTTTGAGACGTACCTGCCGCGTGACGTGTACATTGTGTCGTGCCACTCGCTGCACGGCCCGCACGTCGACCCTCGCGGGCAGCCACTCGTGCTGATCCAGCACCGCGCGCCGGACGAGAAGATGCGCCTGGTCGAGCGGATtctcgcgtgcctcgagtCTCGCTACGTGTACATGAGCTACGACGAGCACGACACCGTCACGGCCAACACGCAGGCCGTGACGCACGCGGCCTTCCTTACGATGGGCACGGCCTGGGCACAGCTGCAGGCCTACCCGTGGGCCACCGGCAAGAACCCCGGTGGCATGGAGACGGTCAAAATTTACCTGTGCCTGCGCATCTACGGCGCCAAGTGGCACGTCTACGCCGGCCTCGCCCTGCTGAATCCGCAGGCGAGTGTACAGGTGACGCAGTTCGCGAAGAGCGCGACGGCCCTCTTCCAGCTCATGCTCGAGGGCCGGtacgacgcgctcgccgcccgCGTCATGGCCGCCCGCCGCAGCGTCTTTGGCTGGCGCGACACGGAAGAGGGCCAGGACGTCCCGGGACACACGCGGATCCTGGTGAGCGacggcatgctcgacgagtTTTACGTGATTGCGGAGCGCGTCAGCAAAGGCGAAAGAGGCGCACAggaggcggtgcgtgccgcgcgcgaaGAGCCACCGCCGGCCAATTCCCACCTGTCCCTGCTGGCGATCGTCGATTGCTGGCACGTCCTCGGCATCGATCCGTACCGCCACCTGGAGCTCGCTGCGACGCCCGTGTTCCGCATGTGGATCGGCGTCACGCAGAACCTGTTCCGCTCGCCCGAGCGCGTGCTCGCTGCCTGCAGGGCCGGCGTGTACGATGTGAGCTTCCGCGCCGACGACTTGGAATTCGTCGTCGCGGCTCGCGGCTGggcgcaggccgtgcagtTCGGCGGCTTTGACGTGTACCGCCGCCGCTTCGAGATGACACGCGCCTTCTTCGAGCCGCGCCTCGCAGAAGCGAACAAGGTCGGCGCTGAAAtgctgcgcgtcgtgtcGATGCGAAACTAG